The proteins below are encoded in one region of Aphelocoma coerulescens isolate FSJ_1873_10779 chromosome 4, UR_Acoe_1.0, whole genome shotgun sequence:
- the OCIAD1 gene encoding OCIA domain-containing protein 1, which yields MEAGQGPGPGGDAAEREVPKPYVPTEEERRLLKECAEESFRYRAFPLAAVSMLGTSFLIRKGVLRDTSRFGSFIKVAFAGMCGYLAGKISYLPICSEKFKKLKDSPIGDVLRQAQRHSSPNRSSRKSEFSDIPSQSFTESSSSRAGFPLSSSYSDDYSSTDRGLSSYEPIPFSASLNESSPTGITDYTVQEPAPVPEESRKKKGITYEELRNKHRGTYDVMVPPKAETPSKLPQEKPAKEVKVNKYGDTWDE from the exons ATGGAGGCCGGGCAGGGGCCCGGGCCCGGCGGCGACGCGGCCGAG AGGGAAGTACCTAAGCCTTATGTTCCaacagaggaggaaagaagactCCTCAAGGAATGTGCTGAAGAGAGTTTCCGGTATAGAG cTTTTCCTTTGGCTGCAGTGAGCATGCTTGGTACTAGTTTCTTAATTAGAAAAG GTGTTCTAAGAGATACCTCAAGATTTGGCTCTTTTATTAAAGTTGCAT ttgctgGAATGTGTGGATACCTGGCTGGAAAGATATCCTACTTGCCAATCTGTAGCGAGAAGTTTAAGAAACTGAAGGATTCCCCGATAGGAGATGTTCTACGACAAGCTCAGAGACATAGTTCACCTAA CCGTTCCAGTCGGAAATCTGAATTTTCAGATATACCTTCTCAGTCATTTACTGAGTCATCTTCTTCAAGAGCTGGATTCCCACTTTCTTCTAGCTATTCAGATGATTACAGCTCTACAGATAGAGGCCTCTCAAGTTATGAACCCATTCCATTCAGTGCTTCCCTGAACGAATCCTCACCTACAGGAATTACTGATTACACTGTTCAAG AACCTGCTCCAGTTCCAGAAGAAAGTcgtaaaaaaaaaggcatcacaTATGAGGAATTAAGGAATAAACACAGAGGAACGTATGATGTAATGGTACCACCAAAGGCAGAAACTCCAAGCAAGCTTCCACAGGAAAAACCAGCTAAGGAAG ttaaagtaaataaatatggAGATACCTGGGACGAGTAA